AACGCGGGTTAGCACACCTGGCTTATCCCCTGCATGATTAATGGTTATCCGCCCTGAAAGGTCAAGGTCACAGAGGGTTGCATGGGTAATATCTATATCCGTGACCGATTGATTCAAAGTAGCTTTTGCCTGAACCCTTTGGTATTTTCGCTGGTCATAATCCAATGTGTTGACATTTAAAAAAATATGTCCCTGTTTGAACAGCGGACGCGGGGGGGCGGTGGATACTGGGGCTTCTTTGGCGGGTAAAAGGGGGGCAAGGTTCAGTGTATCTGCCGTTATGGTAATGTTGTTGGTTTTGTCTGTTGAAATCGTGAACCTCTTTGCTCCGGCCACTTCTCGAAGTTGACGGTAAAGATATGAATCCGTATAAAGCAGGTTTTCCAGGGTTATTTTATCCAGTTTTCCGACAAAATTAATCTTTGGCATCTCCGGATTTTTGTAAAAGGTCACATCCGCTTCGGTTCGATCTCCATCTTCGATCTTTAATTGAGACAGGCTGATTTTATTTATGGTAGGGCCGTCTGCCTTACATAATACCTTTGTACCAGATGTGGTGAGAAGCTGGCCCTGGAAAAGGCAGTCGCCCGGCTGTTTTACAAAATGTCCTTGAGTCAATGTCAAAGGCAGGGTAATACTTTGGCTGTATTGGGACGAAATGTTTTTTTTAAGCCAGATCAGATCTTTAATAATACAGGTAATGTCTGCCAGCGTTATTGTTGAAGGGGCTGCCTTGAATTTGAAGAACAGATCCGAAATGCCATTGGTATTGTTGTGAAATACGACACTCCCTTTGTCCACCTGGCCTGTCATGTGTGTCTGCCACAAGTTTGGCGAAAACATAGGACCTTTAACGTCAAGGTCTTTAATAATCATTATGCCGGAAACATTTTTCACGGGGCTAAGCTTTTGGGGGACTCCAAGGTAAAGCTCAACCAGAGGAAGAGCCTGTTCCAGTATAATATTGGCGGCCATGTTTTTTATATGCATGGGAACAAGGCCCCTAGTGTCAATTTCGGCATTCAGTTTTGATATTTTGCTGTTTCCTAAGGTACCTGACATGTTTTTCAAAACAACTTTTCGGTTGTCTAAAAGAAACGAGCCGCTGTTGATATGGATAGGCAGGGGCATGGGCCGATAATTGCCGATTGCATGGATGTTCTTTGCGATAACCTTGACACCAAGGTCTTTGTGGAAATTGGTATTCTCCAGTTCAAGAATGGCTTCTGTGCGTCCGGTCAGGTCCGATATTTTTGACATTTCCCTGGCCAGGGACGTGTCTGGCAACATTGAGATAAGAATCGCCGGCAGTTCTGCTAAATCAACTTCCAGGGGAAATTTGCCTGAAAACGGGACAGTATGCTGATGAATCAGATTGATGTCAAGATCACCACCGGTGATAATTGTTTTTCCCACATGGCCGCTTTCAGGGTGAATGTGAAGGATCCCGTCTTTCATCTCTGCCCGTCCCGAGGCATTGTTTACAAGGACAGGCACATGGGGGATTTTAACTGTGGTGGAGTCGGAACAGCCGTCTATAAAAATGTTTTTTGTGCTAAACAGTTGATCAATGCTTTTACTTTTAAATCCTACAGTCACCTTTTGGGCGGTGCCTGATCTGAGTATGTCAAATAAGATATCAGATGTTTCAAGTCCTTTAAGAAGCGGCAGACACACCTGTCTTGCCTGCCTGATATCAATCTGCTCTCCGGTAAATTCAAGGCTTGACGCTTCTTGTCCAGGGGATAGCGATAAATCTATTCCAACACGCCCTCTGGGATAAACAAGTTCCAGGGGCGAAAGGCAGGCTGTAACCTTTTTTTTTGACATGCCAAATTTAAGGTGAACCTCCTTTGTTATAATGGGGTTGTCTTTGGGTGATTCAAGATGGGCCCGAAGGGATGTGATTTTCAGATTACCTGCAAACAAGGTGTTCTTGTCATGACGGCATTCTAATGACAGATTCGGGATCTCAATATTTTTTATTCGACCCTTTAATGCAGATTCAAGGTTTGGCATGCGACCTGTCTCCAGGTGAATCCCTGATACCTGAGCCTCGATATTTAAAGCCTTTTTTCGGCCTGCGATTCGAATCCGTGCGTCCATGGTGGCAAAATAATTTGACCGTGCACGGGTTATAATCATGTCGAGCTGATCCCTGTCTGCCAAGGGTAAATCAAACAACCAGTCAAATGCGGTCTGCACTGATGCGCCCCAATGCGGTGGTGCTTTAAATTTATTTTTTTTGCTGACAGTCTTATTGAGGATCAGTTCTGGGGATTGAAGGGTGATACGCCTGACAGCGGTTTTGAATTTGAGAAGCTGGAGCAGACTCAGTTCCACCAGGGCCTTGTCGATTGAAATCTTATTTTTGGGGTCAAATTGTGCGGATATATCTATTATGCGCAGACTTGGCAAAGGAGAGAGAATAAACGCTAATTGATTAAACCGGACGGTGATGCCGGTTTCATTTTGAAGCGCTTTGGTTAGACGTCCTTTGACCTGCTCTGTGTTGATCAATGGGGTGATGGCAAAGCACAGGGCTACTGCGCAGAGGGTTAGGGTGACCGCAGAAAAAACACCAATGCGCAGTATGGTTCTTTTGTTCATAGCCATACATTCATACTTGTTTGGCAATAAAATTGGGTTTTAAGGGTATATAGAACCGGATGTTACTGCCATTTATATCCGATTTTATGGCTTAACGTAATAAAATCTGCCGCAATGTATTCGGCCTGGTCTGTCAGGATCTGTTTGATCTCTTCTTTTTCAGGGTCTATGTCATCCAGGGTTGCAAGAGGCGCTTCCCCTTTTTGTTTGCGATAATTGTTTTCCAGGTCCAGCTCTTCTTGATTAAAAGCGGTATCTGTTTTCAGGCGTGCCGCCAGATTTAAAGAGAGCGTTTTTTGTTCACTCAAAGATTCAGCCAATTGAATTCGCTGGGTGAGATATTTAATGCCAAAGGACTTTTCTGCCCGTTTTTCATACGCATCGGCTAAAGGTTTGACCATGGGCTGCAAAGGCATATATGCTGAATAGCGGGTGGCATCAATGTGGTCCCAGAGCAAGGCACCGTCGAGGGCGCTTTCTCCAGTATCTTTGGTTCTATAAATCTGTGGGAACCAGATGTCGGGTTCTACGCCTTTATGTTGGGTGCTTTTACCTGAGACCCGGTAAAATTTGGCAGAAGTCATCTTCAACCGTCCATCCCCCAAAGGTTTGAGTTCCTGAACCGTGCCCTTGCCAAAACTTCGGGTGCCCACAATAAGCCCCCGGTGATAATCTTTAATGGCACCTGCAAAAATTTCACTGGCCGATGCACTCATTCTGTTAATGAGTACCATAAGGGGGCCTGTGTAAGCAATTTTGGGATCTTCATCATACAGGCGGGAGACCCTGAATTTTGTTTTGACCTGTACCGTGGGGCCATATTTAAGGAACAGCCCTGTCAAATCATTGGCTTCTTTAAGCGATCCCCCCCCATTGTCTCTTAAATCAACAATCAATCCGTCAATTTTTTCTTTTTTCAACTCTTTCAGCAGTTTTGTTACGTCTCTTGTGGTGCTTTTGTAATCAGTCTCTCCCCTGTGATAGGCATCAAAGTCTATGTAAAAATTGGGGATTTCAATGATGCCCAGCTTATAAGTCCGTCCGTTTGAAGTTATATTAACGACCTCTTTTTTTGCGGACTGTTCCTCTAATTTTACCTTGTCTCGTTTGATGCTGATGGTCGCAGTTACATTGGATTTTCTGGCAGGAATAATTTTTAACCGTACAAAGGTGTCTTTGGGCCCTCGAATCTGCTTGACCACATCGTCAATGCGCTGACCAATGGTGTCTTTAATTTCTCCATCCTGGCCCTGGCCCACGCCGATTATTTTATCCCCAGGGGCAAGTTTCTGGGATTTGTCGGCCGGACCTTTGGGGATAAGCCTGACGACCTTTGTGTATTCATATTCGTTTTGCAGCACAGCCCCAATGCCCTCCAAACTCAGTTTCATATGAATGTCGAAATCCTCGGACATACGCGGGGCAAAATATTGGGAATGGGGATCAAAGGACATGGTGACGGCATTCATGAAAATCTGGAATACATCCCTGGACTGTGTCTGGGATAGGCGGGACAATCGGTTGGAATAGATTTTTTCCAGGTTTTCGGAAATCTCATCATCTGATGTTTTATCTATTTTTAAGTTAATAATGTGATTTTTCAGCTCTTTTTTCCACAGGGGCTTAAGCCCCGAGATGTCCCGGATAAAGGGTTTATGCTCATAGTCAATGACAAGGGTTTCGTTTTTGGAAAAATCAATCTGGGTTTGCCAGGCTTTGGCTAATTTAAGAATATATTCCAGGCGCTCCTGGCTACGGGACTGATAAAGGTTGAAAATTTCAAAGGCCGGTCCAAGGTTTCCCGCTTTCACATATTTATACATCAGCTGTTTCAACGGCGCGTATTCATTCAGGTCTGCCTGGGTCAGAAGATGTCTGCCCGGGTCCAAGGATTTGATATATCGGTCAAAGACAAGGACAGACATATTTCTATCCAGTTTTTTTCCAGTAAAATGATCCCGTTCAAGGGCATGGACAATGGCAATGCACTGTTGGGACTGTTCATCCTGAAACGTCAGTTCATCAATTTGTGCATGGCACAGTGGCGTGAAATAAAGAAATGCTGTGAAAATGAGTACAGCTCCAAGCCTACGGCGCAGTTTATTTTTCTGTGTCATAATCTATGTTTATATCCTTTGGTGTTTCAAAACTAATCCGGCCAAGCCTGCCGGATCTAAGATCCCTAATAATAAGTTGTGATGCTTTTTGAACATCAACATATCCGCCTTTTTTAAGACATCCCCGGAATTTGCCCACAGATTCGATAAGTGCCTGGGGGGCGCCGGGCAACGGATTTAAAAATGGGTAGCGCTCGACAAGACCGGCCGGGTATCTTTCCAGTAAAAACTGTGCGGCAAAATAGGCGATTTCATGATAGTCAATGGCGGTGTCGCTGATGGCACCGGACGCAGCCAGGGCAAGTCCACGCTGCCTGGGTTCAATCACCGGCCACAAGATACCCGGGGTATCATAAATATCAATGTTCCCTTTAAGGCTTGTGCGCTGTTGGTGGCGGGTTACGGCCGGTATATTTCCTGTCTTTGCCACTTTCCGGCCCGCCAGGGTGTTTAAAATTGTGGATTTTCCGGTGTTGGGAATGCCCACCACCATGACTTTCGCCTTCCTCGCCTTGTTCCTGTCTACCTGTGAGACCAGTGCCTCTAACGTATGTGTGGTCTCTTGCGCGCGGGTTCCGCAGATGGCCGCTGCCGGCTGTTTGATGTCCCGGTTAAAATACTCAAGCCAGGCCTGTGTCGCCTCCGGATCAGCGATATCGGCTTTATTGAGTACTTTCATCCGATTTTTGCCCGTGGCAATTTTTTCTAAAAAGGGGTTTGAACTGGACAAAGGCAGCCTTGCATCAACGACCTCAAACAGGGCATCTACCCTGGCAATGGCTCTTTTGAGCTGATTTTTTGTCTCCAGCATATGGCCGGGAAACCACTGGATATTCATTTTTCTATTTTTTTAATTTCCTGTTGAAGATTGATTGTTTTATCCGCCGGCAAGGGGTTTTGCTCAACACTGTCTCTTTGGAAAAGATACAGATATGAAAAAATTATTGCAATGATACTGGAGCCGATAAACCCGCTGACAGCCAAGGCAATGGTGTAACCAATCCAGTTGTAATGATTGTAATACCCGAAGGCCCCACCGGCTATGAGGCTTAAAATGAATATAAGTGCAAAAATAAGGTTCATAAGTTTATCAAAGTATTAAAGTTATGCAAATTCATAAAATCTTGTCAGGATATGGATCAATTCATTGTGTAGCCCTTTGTTTGAAGCAGCGAAGCCTTTTTCCGGGAATTGCCGGCCTCCTCTAAAATCAGTGACCACACCACCTGCTTCCCTTAAAATAACTGTCCCTGCGGCAATATCATAGATGTTGAGATTCATTTCCCAGAATCCGTCCAGACTGCCCATCGCTGTATAACAAAGATCCAACGCAGCGGATCCAAAACGCCTGATGTCCCTAAGTTTTGGTACAATCTCATTAAAAATCGGCAAATTGTTGTTTTCAAGACCGGCTCTCAGGCATGCAAAGCCCGTTGCCATGACTGCGTTGTAAAGATCCCTGGTTGCAGAAACATGGATTGCCGTATCGCCTATAAATGCGCCGTTGCCTTTTTCAGCATAAAACAACTGGCCCATCGCAGGGGCGTAGACCACGCCAAGTATCAGTTCTCCCTTCTTTTCCAGGGCTATGCTGATGCTGTAAAAAGGCAGTCGGTGGACAAAAGATGTGGTGCCGTCTATGGGATCAATGATCCACTTAAATTCACTGTTTGTCTCTACGGCCCCGTACTCTTCTCCGAGGATGCCATGATCAGGAAACCGCTCAAGGATTGCCTTGACTAAAAATGCTTCTACCTTTTTGTCTATTTGCGTGACAATATCTTTTGTTGATTTGAATTCAAGGTCATGGGGCGTTAAGCCTTTTTGGCCTTCTATGCAGAGCATTCCTGCTTTAATGGCCAAGTTTTTTATAAAGGAAATCAAGCTATTAACCGTTTTAATTAATTTTTTCTAAGGATCATTAAAAATCAAGGTCAATTATTATGGCATATTACTTGGCATTTGAAAATACCCGACACATTCATTGGAAAAACATTCGGGTTACGGTTCTAAAGTTCCAGGACCATGATTAAGATACAATTTCTCGGTCTTGATTTTTAAAGTGTGAAATGTAATGATTGCCATAACTTTCTGACCTATTTCACAGTTCCCGGTTTCACAATTTACGGGAGACTAAGGCGTCAACCCCCACACAACACCACGGATATTATGAAACGATCTCTTGTCCTCACAATCTTTTTGGTAATGTTTACCGCTCATGTAACACTGGCGGCAGAAGAAAAATCCGAACCACCTAACTCCGAGTCTCCTAATTCTGCAGCGGTTAAATCCGAAGAACCTGAACGCAAGTTTATCAAAGCGGAATTGAGTAAAAACGCCCCCCCCATGGTAGCAACCCACATTCCAACCCTGGTGGAAACTGTCCGTTTTTCCGGTGATATCCGCCTTTGTGGAGAAAAAATCCCTTTTACAGATCCCGAAGTCAGAGAGCGGCTTGAAAAAGAGATGATGCTGGCCGTATGGAACCGCCCCCAGGTGATGCTGTGGATCAAACGGGCTAATCGATGGTTTCCCCACATCGAAAAAATTTTAAAAAAGGAAAAACTGCCGTTGGATTTAAAATATCTGCCCATTGTGGAAAGTGCGCTTTTGTCTTATGGGGAATCTTCCAAAGGCGCGGTTGGATACTGGCAATTTATTAAAAGTACAGGGAAAAGATACGGATTACGCATTGATTCAAGAGTCGACGAACGCCGGAACATGTTTAAGTCCACAAAGGCAGCCTGCCGCTATCTTAAAGATCTTTATTCCCAGTTTAACTCATACCTGCTGGCTATGTCCGCATATAACATGGGAGAATATGGTCTGAGCAAAGCTATACAACTTCAAGATACTCAGGACTTTTTTTCTTTGTACCTGCCCCTGGAGACCCAGCGCTATATCCTAAAAATGGTTGCGGTCAAGTTGATTCTGTCTAACCCGGAAGCGTATGGGTTTCATCTTGGACCCCAGGATTTTTATCCGGTATTTACATTCTCTGAAATAAAACTTTCTACAAAACGTGTTGTACCTTTATCCATGATTGCCAAAGCCTGTGACATTTCATTTAAAACCATCAAGGACTATAATCCACAGCTTCGAGGATATTTTTTGTCAGAAGGCAAAACCACCCTTCTTGTACCCGAGGGCAAGCATAGGGATTTTCAGAAAAAATTTGCCCCGCTTTACAAAACTTTGGCTCACACGCAGATATCTGCAGCAAAGTACCATGTGGTAAAATCAGGGGAAAGCCTTTCTGCAATTGCAAAAAAATATCATATATCTTTGTACGGATTGCTTAAACTTAACAAGTTGTCAAAGCGAAATGTCATTCATCCTGGGGATAAATTACGAGTGAAATGACGGGGGCCGTCGAAAAAAAATTCAATCGATTGGATTATCTACGGGGCATCAAATCATAGTTTTTTAAAAAACAGGTCGATACACAGAAAGCGGAAAATTTGAATAAAAATTCAATAAGTTCAGGTACGGAGATGGACTGATTGAATTCACCGAGATGGGGGCCGGTAAAAAGTGTGATCTCTTTTTTGCCTTTGACCGGTATAACAGTAACACCCCGGTTCGTCAAAAATTGTTTAAACTGGTCATCGTCCATCGCCAATTGGTCCTGTACTCTTAGAGACTCCTGCATATGCTCATCAATCCCCATTTTTTCAATCAGGTTTTCAATCAGTGCAGGGATATTAAACGGGGCCGGATCAAAGGTCTCTGACTTGGTTAAGCCTTTGAAATAGTGTTCACATACCCCTGTCAAAAGTGATTCAAACTGATCCGGGCAAAACAGATCCCGGGTATCGACATAGGGGCGTGTGTCGTCTGTTCCTCTTCTGTGCGGGGCTTTGTTTCTAAAGCAGGCGCCTGCAACCAGAATAAAACTGAGCAGGTATTCGCCGGTATAATGTTCAAGGTCCAGTGGTTTTGCCTGGCAGGCAATATGTTCAAAATCCCGCAAACCTGATGCGGCAAAATTGGGAAACCGACTGGAGTCAAGCCACTGATCTAAACGCCCGGCATGTTCCCACAGATACCTGCCATTATCGTTTCTTCTTTCCTGCTGAACACGGTTATGGAATAACGGGATCAATGCGGTATGGAAAATCCCCTGAGATGAAAGTCGGCCCAAAGCAAGGGCCGATTTGAAAAACGATAGTTTAATTTGTTCCCAATCCGCACATTTTAAATTGGGATATTCATAATAGCCTGGGCAGGGGGTAAAGACGATGCAGACAGGTTCTTTTATTGTTTTCGGACCACCTTCGGGCAGTTCATTTGTGATGTTGAATAGATATTCGCCCTTGATACACAACGGTTTGGGAACATGGTTGTCAAATTTGAGAGGGTTGTTGGAGAACCAGTCCATCCAGATTGCTTCCTGGTATATTTCATTGATATTGTTTTTTGTTGTTGCAAATTTGATGACGCCCAGAATTTTTGCTTGAGTCGGGACAATAAGGCTTCTACCTTTCCAGGTCCATTGGGTGTCTATCGGCAATACTCGCCCTGGCCGTGTGAGTTTTTCAGCAAGACGGGACAAATCGATATCCAACGGTCTGATTTGGTTTGGATACGAAGGAATATCCGATGCAGGGCGATTCTCCGCCAGTCTACCCAGTGCCTGGCTCAGAGCCCGAAGCCGGTTTCCGGAGCTTTTCATCAAAAGTGACATAAGCTTGGGGACAATCGTCTGGGTAATATCGTTCTGCCTTGCTTTACCCATATCCACCAGGGTACAGGCGGCCTCATGATATAAAAAAAAGGCTTGTTTCGCCTTTTTAAACCCGGCGGTTTTAAATACGGAAAACAAAGCATCCAGGGTGTGTTGGGTAACAGTGAATGGGTAATCAGCCACTTGCTGGCCAATATATTTGATACCCATATATGCCGCAGAAAAATCCAGGCAATGATCAATTAGAAGCTGTTCTTCCCGGATTCGTGCATTGGAGGACGGGGCGTGGCTCATGTCTTTATGCAAG
This window of the uncultured Desulfobacter sp. genome carries:
- the ylqF gene encoding ribosome biogenesis GTPase YlqF, translating into MNIQWFPGHMLETKNQLKRAIARVDALFEVVDARLPLSSSNPFLEKIATGKNRMKVLNKADIADPEATQAWLEYFNRDIKQPAAAICGTRAQETTHTLEALVSQVDRNKARKAKVMVVGIPNTGKSTILNTLAGRKVAKTGNIPAVTRHQQRTSLKGNIDIYDTPGILWPVIEPRQRGLALAASGAISDTAIDYHEIAYFAAQFLLERYPAGLVERYPFLNPLPGAPQALIESVGKFRGCLKKGGYVDVQKASQLIIRDLRSGRLGRISFETPKDINIDYDTEK
- a CDS encoding inositol monophosphatase family protein, yielding MISFIKNLAIKAGMLCIEGQKGLTPHDLEFKSTKDIVTQIDKKVEAFLVKAILERFPDHGILGEEYGAVETNSEFKWIIDPIDGTTSFVHRLPFYSISIALEKKGELILGVVYAPAMGQLFYAEKGNGAFIGDTAIHVSATRDLYNAVMATGFACLRAGLENNNLPIFNEIVPKLRDIRRFGSAALDLCYTAMGSLDGFWEMNLNIYDIAAGTVILREAGGVVTDFRGGRQFPEKGFAASNKGLHNELIHILTRFYEFA
- a CDS encoding transglycosylase SLT domain-containing protein; the encoded protein is MKRSLVLTIFLVMFTAHVTLAAEEKSEPPNSESPNSAAVKSEEPERKFIKAELSKNAPPMVATHIPTLVETVRFSGDIRLCGEKIPFTDPEVRERLEKEMMLAVWNRPQVMLWIKRANRWFPHIEKILKKEKLPLDLKYLPIVESALLSYGESSKGAVGYWQFIKSTGKRYGLRIDSRVDERRNMFKSTKAACRYLKDLYSQFNSYLLAMSAYNMGEYGLSKAIQLQDTQDFFSLYLPLETQRYILKMVAVKLILSNPEAYGFHLGPQDFYPVFTFSEIKLSTKRVVPLSMIAKACDISFKTIKDYNPQLRGYFLSEGKTTLLVPEGKHRDFQKKFAPLYKTLAHTQISAAKYHVVKSGESLSAIAKKYHISLYGLLKLNKLSKRNVIHPGDKLRVK
- a CDS encoding carboxy terminal-processing peptidase gives rise to the protein MTQKNKLRRRLGAVLIFTAFLYFTPLCHAQIDELTFQDEQSQQCIAIVHALERDHFTGKKLDRNMSVLVFDRYIKSLDPGRHLLTQADLNEYAPLKQLMYKYVKAGNLGPAFEIFNLYQSRSQERLEYILKLAKAWQTQIDFSKNETLVIDYEHKPFIRDISGLKPLWKKELKNHIINLKIDKTSDDEISENLEKIYSNRLSRLSQTQSRDVFQIFMNAVTMSFDPHSQYFAPRMSEDFDIHMKLSLEGIGAVLQNEYEYTKVVRLIPKGPADKSQKLAPGDKIIGVGQGQDGEIKDTIGQRIDDVVKQIRGPKDTFVRLKIIPARKSNVTATISIKRDKVKLEEQSAKKEVVNITSNGRTYKLGIIEIPNFYIDFDAYHRGETDYKSTTRDVTKLLKELKKEKIDGLIVDLRDNGGGSLKEANDLTGLFLKYGPTVQVKTKFRVSRLYDEDPKIAYTGPLMVLINRMSASASEIFAGAIKDYHRGLIVGTRSFGKGTVQELKPLGDGRLKMTSAKFYRVSGKSTQHKGVEPDIWFPQIYRTKDTGESALDGALLWDHIDATRYSAYMPLQPMVKPLADAYEKRAEKSFGIKYLTQRIQLAESLSEQKTLSLNLAARLKTDTAFNQEELDLENNYRKQKGEAPLATLDDIDPEKEEIKQILTDQAEYIAADFITLSHKIGYKWQ
- a CDS encoding AsmA-like C-terminal domain-containing protein, with product MNKRTILRIGVFSAVTLTLCAVALCFAITPLINTEQVKGRLTKALQNETGITVRFNQLAFILSPLPSLRIIDISAQFDPKNKISIDKALVELSLLQLLKFKTAVRRITLQSPELILNKTVSKKNKFKAPPHWGASVQTAFDWLFDLPLADRDQLDMIITRARSNYFATMDARIRIAGRKKALNIEAQVSGIHLETGRMPNLESALKGRIKNIEIPNLSLECRHDKNTLFAGNLKITSLRAHLESPKDNPIITKEVHLKFGMSKKKVTACLSPLELVYPRGRVGIDLSLSPGQEASSLEFTGEQIDIRQARQVCLPLLKGLETSDILFDILRSGTAQKVTVGFKSKSIDQLFSTKNIFIDGCSDSTTVKIPHVPVLVNNASGRAEMKDGILHIHPESGHVGKTIITGGDLDINLIHQHTVPFSGKFPLEVDLAELPAILISMLPDTSLAREMSKISDLTGRTEAILELENTNFHKDLGVKVIAKNIHAIGNYRPMPLPIHINSGSFLLDNRKVVLKNMSGTLGNSKISKLNAEIDTRGLVPMHIKNMAANIILEQALPLVELYLGVPQKLSPVKNVSGIMIIKDLDVKGPMFSPNLWQTHMTGQVDKGSVVFHNNTNGISDLFFKFKAAPSTITLADITCIIKDLIWLKKNISSQYSQSITLPLTLTQGHFVKQPGDCLFQGQLLTTSGTKVLCKADGPTINKISLSQLKIEDGDRTEADVTFYKNPEMPKINFVGKLDKITLENLLYTDSYLYRQLREVAGAKRFTISTDKTNNITITADTLNLAPLLPAKEAPVSTAPPRPLFKQGHIFLNVNTLDYDQRKYQRVQAKATLNQSVTDIDITHATLCDLDLSGRITINHAGDKPGVLTRVFFNTDQAKEVSLSLDCLTGSQSIIEGRYTLVGELSGVAQSLTQAKFKQNGRLNFKAQSGRIYKATLLSRVLSVVNILGETDIQQQGFGFKTFTANADIKDSVVHIKKAVIDADNMAIIAEGWADPLNDALDITLLVAPFKTIDTIIKYIPIVNTILNGRLVSFPIRAYGKISDPTVVPLHPSAVGKGLLNLLGDLVKTPGRLIEGIKDNEK
- a CDS encoding SidJ-related pseudokinase — its product is MSHAPSSNARIREEQLLIDHCLDFSAAYMGIKYIGQQVADYPFTVTQHTLDALFSVFKTAGFKKAKQAFFLYHEAACTLVDMGKARQNDITQTIVPKLMSLLMKSSGNRLRALSQALGRLAENRPASDIPSYPNQIRPLDIDLSRLAEKLTRPGRVLPIDTQWTWKGRSLIVPTQAKILGVIKFATTKNNINEIYQEAIWMDWFSNNPLKFDNHVPKPLCIKGEYLFNITNELPEGGPKTIKEPVCIVFTPCPGYYEYPNLKCADWEQIKLSFFKSALALGRLSSQGIFHTALIPLFHNRVQQERRNDNGRYLWEHAGRLDQWLDSSRFPNFAASGLRDFEHIACQAKPLDLEHYTGEYLLSFILVAGACFRNKAPHRRGTDDTRPYVDTRDLFCPDQFESLLTGVCEHYFKGLTKSETFDPAPFNIPALIENLIEKMGIDEHMQESLRVQDQLAMDDDQFKQFLTNRGVTVIPVKGKKEITLFTGPHLGEFNQSISVPELIEFLFKFSAFCVSTCFLKNYDLMPRR